The following coding sequences are from one Manis pentadactyla isolate mManPen7 chromosome 13, mManPen7.hap1, whole genome shotgun sequence window:
- the ZPR1 gene encoding zinc finger protein ZPR1 produces MSAGGAVEPGPPGAAVAPSLTPARAPAPGHLFRPISAEDEEQQPTEIESLCMNCYRNGMTRLLLTKIPFFREIIVSSFSCEHCGWSNTEIQSAGRIQDQGVRYTLAVRAQEDMNREVVKTDSATTRIPELDFEIPAFSQKGALTTVEGLISRAISGLEQDQPTRRAKEEAVAERIDDFIVKLKELKQGASPFTLIIDDPSGNSFVENPHAPQKDGALLITHYTRTLQQEEVLGLQAEAPEGKPVEEDLRNEVLQFNTNCPECNAPAQTNMKLVQIPHFKEVIIMATNCEHCGHRTNEVKSGGAVEPLGTRITLHITDPSDMTRDLLKSETCSVEIPELEFELGMAVLGGKFTTLEGLLKDIRDLVTKNPFTLGDSSSPGQTEKLQEFSQKLDQILEGNRKACFIMNDPAGNSYLQNVYAPEDDPEMKVERYERTFDQNEELGLNDMKTEGYGTDLAPQR; encoded by the exons ATGTCGGCTGGCGGGGCAGTGGAGCCCGGCCCCCCGGGAGCTGCTGTTGCCCCCTCGCTCACCCCGGCCCGGGCCCCCGCCCCGGGGCACTTGTTCCGGCCTATCAGCGCCGAGGACGAGGAGCAGCAGCCCACCGAGATCGAGTCGCTGTGCATGAACTGTTACCGCAAC GGAATGACACGCCTGCTGCTCACCAAGATCCCCTTCTTCCGAGAAATAATCGTGAGCTCCTTTTCCTGCGAGCACTGCGGCTGGAGCAACACGGAGATCCAGTCTGCAGGCAGGATCCAGGACCAGGGAGTGCGCTACACCCTGGCCGTCAGGGCCCAGGAG GATATGAACAGAGAAGTAGTGAAGACTGACTCTGCCACCACAAGGATCCCAGAGCTGGATTTTGAAATTCCTGCCTTCAGCCAGAAGGGAG CTTTGACCACTGTTGAAGGGTTGATCAGCCGTGCCATCTCTGGCCTGGAGCAGGATCAGCCCACACGAAGG GCAAAGGAAGAAGCTGTGGCTGAAAGAATTGATGATTTCATTGTCAAACTGAAAGAGCTAAAGCAAGGGGCCTCTCCTTTCACTCTG ATCATTGATGATCCCTCAGGGAACAGCTTTGTGGAAAACCCACACGCTCCCCAGAAAGATGGCGCCCTGCTGATCACGCACTATACCCGGACTCTGCAGCAGGAAGAGGTGCTGGGGCTCCAG GCAGAGGCACCAGAAGGGAAGCCAGTGGAGGAGGACCTCAGAAATGAA GTCCTACAGTTCAACACAAACTGCCCGGAATGCAATGCTCCGGCTCAGACCAACATGAAGCTGGTTC AAATCCCCCACTTTAAGGAGGTTATCATCATGGCTACCAACTGTGAGCACTGCGGCCATCGGACCAATGAG GTGAAATCTGGGGGAGCAGTAGAGCCCTTGGGTACCAGGATTACCCTCCACATCACAGATCCCTCCGATATGACCAGAGACCTGCTCAAG TCTGAGACATGCAGTGTGGAAATCCCAGAGCTGGAGTTTGAACTGGGAATGGCTGTCCTCGGGGGCAAGTTCACCACGCTGGAGGGGCTGCTGAAAGACATCCGGGACCTG GTGACCAAGAACCCTTTCACACTGGGTGACAGTTCCAGTCCTGGCCAGACAGAGAAACTGCAGGAGTTCAGCCAGAAATTGGACCAG ATCCTTGAGGGCAACAGGAAGGCCTGCTTTATTATGAACGATCCAGCAGGAAATAGCTACCTGCAG
- the APOA5 gene encoding apolipoprotein A-V, protein MMASPGAVLTWALALLAAFSTGHAQKGFWDYFSQSSGDKGRAEQTLAWEPVSLKDSLEQDLNDMDKFLEKLGSLSGQGRGPPGLPPQPLDPRQQLQEELEEVRARLEPYMAEEHRRVGWNLEGLRRQLKPYTVMLMEQVALRVQELQEQLRLVGEDTRAQLPGGVDEARGLLQELRRRMVHHTARVQALFHPYAERLVTGIGRHVQELHRSVVPHAAASPARLSRCVQALSHKLTLKAKALHARIQHNLDQLRQELSTFAGTGSGDAEEGADLDAQELSQEVRQRLQAFRHDTFQQIAAFTHAIDRETEEVQQQLAPPPPGHSAFAPELLQADRGEAQSKLQARLDDLWEDINYSLHGHGLGHLGEP, encoded by the exons ACTACTTCAGCCAGAGCAGCGGGGACAAAGGCAGGGCGGAGCAGACGCTGGCATGGGAGCCTGT gaGCCTGAAAGACAGCCTCGAGCAAGACCTCAATGACATGGACAAGTTCCTGGAAAAGCTGGGCTCTCTGAGTGGTCAGGGGAGGGGGCCTCCtggcctcccaccccagcccctggacCCGCGGCAGCAGCTGCAGGAGGAGTTGGAGGAGGTGAGGGCACGCCTGGAGCCCTACATGGCCGAGGAGCACAGGCGTGTGGGCTGGAACCTGGAGGGGCTGCGGCGGCAGCTGAAGCCTTACACGGTGATGCTGATGGAGCAGGTGGCCCTGCGTGTCCAGGAGCTGCAGGAGCAGTTGCGCCTGGTGGGAGAGGACACCAGGGCCCAGCTGCCGGGGGGTGTGGACGAGGCGCGGGGCCTGCTGCAGGAGCTGCGGAGGCGCATGGTGCACCACACCGCTCGCGTCCAGGCGCTCTTCCACCCTTACGCTGAGCGCCTGGTGACTGGCATCGGGCGCCACGTGCAGGAGCTGCATCGCAGCGTGGTACCGCACGCGGCCGCCAGCCCTGCGCGCCTGAGCCGCTGCGTGCAGGCGCTCTCGCACAAGCTCACGCTCAAGGCCAAGGCCCTGCATGCGCGCATCCAGCACAATCTGGACCAGCTGCGCCAAGAGCTCAGCACCTTTGCCGGCACGGGCTCGGGTGATGCGGAGGAAGGGGCCGACCTGGACGCCCAGGAGCTGTCCCAGGAGGTGCGCCAGAGGCTCCAGGCTTTCCGCCACGATACCTTCCAGCAGATAGCAGCCTTCACGCACGCCATTGACCGGGAGACCGAGGAGGTCCAGCAGCAGCTGGCGCCgcccccaccaggccacagcGCCTTCGCCCCAGAGTTGCTTCAAGCAGACAGGGGCGAGGCTCAAAGCAAGCTGCAGGCTCGTCTTGACGACCTGTGGGAAGACATCAACTACAGCCTTCATGGCCATGGTCTCGGCCATCTGGGGGAACCCTGA